The following nucleotide sequence is from Syntrophorhabdaceae bacterium.
TGCATTGACCTGTTACTATATTTTCACGTGCTTCCATCCAATCGCCCTGGTGAGTGGACATCCCGTGACCGGCTCATGCTGATCATCCTTGTTATCCTGAGTTGTATCCTTTTGTTCCCGGGTCTGTCCATACGATCGCTGTGGGGGTCTGAAGGGCGCTGGGCAGTGGTTGCCAGGGAGATGATACAATCAGGTAATTATTTTCTCCCCACGATCAATGGCGAGGTCTATTTTGACAAACCGCTTTTCAGTTACTGGGCCATTATCCCCTTTGCCCTGAAAGGTGGTGTTACTGAGACTGCAGCCCGTATGCCGGGTGTTCTGGCGGGTATTATGACGATCGTCCTTGTTTTTGTGATGGGCAGGGCACTTTTCGGAAGCGCCGCCGGTTTCCTGGCGGGTATGACCCTCCTTACCTCTTTTATGTTTATCTTCTGGACGAGGACTGCCTCAGGTGAGATATTCAATCTCCTGGGGATCTGGTGTATGCTGTGGATCTTTCTGTCCGGTGGTTACGCCGGGCGCCGTGGGTATCTTGTCATGCTCTATTGTGTCGGCGCCCTGGTTGCCTTTTGCAAAGGTCCTGTTGCGCCCGCGGTAGCCTTCCTGGTTATGGTTGTTACCGGTGCCTTCAATATCTTTGCTGAGCTTAAAAAGGAAGGGCTCGCGAGGGGTAGGATCAGAACGAGTTTCCTCTTTGAATTTCGCTGGATACTGTCCCGGCAAGGTATTGTGGGGGTATGTGCCGGCGCTGTGTTGTTTGCGGTTATCCTTTTCCTCCCCGTCATGGCAACAGGTTCCTGGGACTCTGTGATGTTGATGTGGAGAGAGAATGTCCTTAGATTTGTCAGACCCTTTGACCACATCGAACCTCCCTATGCCTACGTGAAGCATACGCTGGTCTTTTTCCTCCCCTGGACCCTTCTTCTCATTGCTTCAGTATGGCAGATGCATGGCAAGGAATATGACCGGCAGTACCGCTGGATTATCATATCGGCAGCGACAATATTTCTGTTCTTTACAATATCAGGTTCCAGGAGAAGCTACTATATACTGCCGCTTGTGCCTGCCCTTGCCCTTATTACGGGGCGGGCCCTCTCGCAATGGTTCGGCAACAACGGGCTGATCCGGAAGAGGGCCATGCAGGCAGCAGCCGGGATTACCGGTATCGTCCCTGTCCTTGGCGGCGCCGCGATGATCTATGCCTATTTCCAGGGTGATATGCCCAGGCATGTTTCGCAGTTGATCGTCGGCCCCGCGGCCTTTGCGGGAGGCGTAACAACGGTTGTATGGCTATGGAAGGGGAAATTCCGGCATGGTATGGGATTGCTTCTTATACTGATCTGGTGTGT
It contains:
- a CDS encoding glycosyltransferase family 39 protein; translated protein: MLIILVILSCILLFPGLSIRSLWGSEGRWAVVAREMIQSGNYFLPTINGEVYFDKPLFSYWAIIPFALKGGVTETAARMPGVLAGIMTIVLVFVMGRALFGSAAGFLAGMTLLTSFMFIFWTRTASGEIFNLLGIWCMLWIFLSGGYAGRRGYLVMLYCVGALVAFCKGPVAPAVAFLVMVVTGAFNIFAELKKEGLARGRIRTSFLFEFRWILSRQGIVGVCAGAVLFAVILFLPVMATGSWDSVMLMWRENVLRFVRPFDHIEPPYAYVKHTLVFFLPWTLLLIASVWQMHGKEYDRQYRWIIISAATIFLFFTISGSRRSYYILPLVPALALITGRALSQWFGNNGLIRKRAMQAAAGITGIVPVLGGAAMIYAYFQGDMPRHVSQLIVGPAAFAGGVTTVVWLWKGKFRHGMGLLLILIWCVEIWTFTVGMAIAEQKRTLRPFCAAVVKELKGVDDSDIAFFKVRNSSLVFYLNRPGYLKNLNSVEDANVFLKSHPEGFIITDGIFLEQLREALGPAEVSIVRIEDKKRKGDRENNFVLLALKDNGGSNGNDESPDEDRTFESFP